In Anser cygnoides isolate HZ-2024a breed goose chromosome 14, Taihu_goose_T2T_genome, whole genome shotgun sequence, one genomic interval encodes:
- the FNIP1 gene encoding folliculin-interacting protein 1 isoform X1, protein MPPTLFQKLFNKKHGLVSPARDARDDCVFSWPLPEFDPSQIRLIVYQDCERRGRNVLFDSSAKRKIEDVSVSKLCSDAQVRVFGKCCQLKPGGDSSSSLDSSINSSSSFSDAKEQCPKYQGSRCSSDANMLGEMMFGSVAMSYKGSTLKIHQIRSPPQLMLSKVFTARTGSSIYGSLNTLQDSLEFINQDSNTLKPDHSTIMNGLLGNIGLSQLCSPRRAFSEQGPLRLIRSASFFAVHSNPMDMPGREQNEDRDSGIARSASLSSLLITPFPSPGSSFNKSCASSYQRRWRRSQTTSLENGVFPRWSMDESFNLSDDSSGPSPGIVRKKKIAIGVIFSLSRDEDENNKFNEFFFSHFPLFESHMNKLKSAIEQAMKMSRRSADASQRSLAYNRIVDALNEFRTTICNLYTMPRIGEPVWLTMMSGTPEKNQLCHRFMKEFTFLMENAAKNQFLPALLTAVLTNHLAWVPTVMPNGQPPIRIFLEKHSSQSVDMLAKTHPYNPLWAQLGDLYGAIGSPVRLAKTVVVGKRHDLVQRLLYFLTYFIRCSELQETHLLENGEDEAIVMPGTVITTTLEKGEVEESEYVLVTMHKNRGNLLPRESEEMRTPNCSCKYCKCPISLAQNIEGVSQQEREDTQNTPKVELETSSDESRTIVPDDCQEDAVDVKPSRTCLDTNLESVACAGAASPEKRVSTESGLEPTANVWRDEDPLESGNQAVSATRSPGIAVEKKPPDKLFCDTFPCGAAEAQTKVTFLIGDSMSPDSDIELRSQAVVEQIARHHSPPAAEEGVSADQNCEAKQTGEDQNRDCGTTEPFPQVASEHQSWNPNPYNAESMSLFDEYFTDDSSIETRTIDDIPGQAATDLLAHSSSLEFSKNLCTKTSKPPSEFCKFMDSVQQETYKICFAEQDQREKISIRVPHGDRENTEKKVAPGIDWDIPRNESSDSALGDSESEDAGHDLTRPSSNYYGGEQEDWAEEYEIPFPGSKLVEVNSVQPSIANFGRSLLGGYCSSYVPDFVLQGIGSDEKLRHCLVSDLSHAVQHPVLDEPIAEAVCIIADTDKWTVQVASSQRRMIDNKLGKEVLVSSLVSNLLHSTLQLYKHNLSPNFCVMHLEDRLQELYFKSKMLSEYLKGQMRVHVKELGVVLGIESSDLPLLAAVASTHSPYVAQILL, encoded by the exons ctggCCTTTGCCGGAGTTTGACCCAAGTCAGATCCGACTGATTGTGTATCAGGACTGCGAGAGAAGAGGACGGAATGTCTTGTTTGACTCGAGTGCTAAAAGAAAAATCGAGGACGTTTCGGTGTCG AAACTCTGCAGCGATGCTCAGGTGCGAGTTTTTGGGAAGTGTTGCCAACTGAAGCCCGGAGGAGATAGCTCTTCTTCCTTGGATAGTTCAATCAATTCGTCCTCCTCATTCTCTGATGCAAAAGAACAATGCCCAAAATATCAG ggttctCGGTGCTCTTCAGATGCTAACATGCTCGGAGAGATGATGTTTGGCTCTGTGGCCATGAGCTATAAGGGCTCCACATTGAAAATTCACCAGATCCG CTCACCTCCTCAGCTCATGCTCAGCAAAGTTTTCACAGCTCGCACTGGAAGCAGCATCTATGGAAGTCTGAATAC GTTGCAGGACAGTCTTGAGTTCATTAATCAAGACAGCAATACATTAAAGCCTGACCACAGTACGATTATGAATGGACTTCTTGGGAATATAG GTCtttcacagctttgcagccCTAGGCGGGCATTCTCTGAACAAGGTCCGCTCCGCCTGATCCGGAGCGCCTCTTTCTTTGCAG TTCACAGCAACCCTATGGATATGCCTGGGAGGGAGCAGAATGAGGACAGAGACAGTGGTATAGCGAGATCTG CGTCTCTTAGCAGTCTGCTCATCACTCCGTTTCCATCTCCGGGCTCTTCATTTAACAAAAGCTGTGCTAGCAGCTACCAGCGGCGGTGGCGTCGCAGCCAGACTACCAGCTTGGAGAATGGGGTCTTCCCTCGATG GTCCATGGATGAAAGCTTTAACTTGTCAGATGACAGCTCTGGTCCTAGCCCAGGAAttgttaggaagaaaaagatagcAATTGGAGTTATTTTTTCACTCTCAAGAGATGAAGATGAGAACAACAAATTTAATGAATTCTTCTTCTCACATTTTCCACTTTTTGAGAGTCACATGAACAAACTGAAGAGTGCAATAGAACAG GCTATGAAAATGAGTCGTAGATCAGCTGATGCCAGTCAGCGGAGTTTGGCATATAACAGAATTGTTGATGCCCTTAATGAATTCAG AACGACCATTTGCAACCTCTACACTATGCCGCGGATCGGGGAGCCCGTCTGGCTTACTATGATGTCGGGGACACCGGAGAAGAACCAGCTGTGCCATCGCTTCATGAAGGAATTCACTTTCTTGATGGAAAACGCTGCTAAAAACCA GTTTTTACCAGCCTTACTGACTGCGGTCCTGACTAACCACCTGGCCTGGGTCCCTACGGTCATGCCGAACGGCCAGCCGCCTATACGAATCTTCCTGGAAAAGCATTCTTCCCAGAGCGTGGACATGCTGGCCAAAACTCACCCGTACAACCCGCTGTGGGCACAGCTCG GTGACTTGTATGGGGCTATTGGATCACCTGTGAGATTAGCAAAAACAGTTGTGGTTGGCAAAAGGCATGACCTGGTACAGAGATTGCTTTACTTCCTCACTTACTTCATCAGGTGCTCAGAACTTCAAGAGACACATCTTCTAGAAAATGGGGAAGATGAAGCCATAGTCATGCCTGGAACTGTTATAACTACCACGCTGGAGAAAGGGGAAGTAGAAGAATCCGAGTATGTGCTTGTCACCATGCACAAGAACAGGGGCAACTTGCTACCGAGGGAGTCTGAAGAAATGAGAACTCCCAACTGTAGCTGTAAATATTGCAAATGTCCGATTTCCCTTGCACAAAACATAGAAGGTGTTTCACAGCAAGAGAGAGAAGACACGCAGAACACTCCTAAGGTAGAGCTGGAAACGTCTTCAGACGAGAGCAGAACTATTGTTCCTGATGATTGCCAGGAAGATGCTGTTGATGTTAAGCCATCGAGAACCTGCCTGGACACTAACCTGGAGAGCGTGGCGTGCGCAGGGGCGGCTTCACCAGAAAAACGTGTATCGACAGAATCTGGTTTAGAGCCAACAGCAAATGTGTGGAGGGATGAAGACCCGCTGGAATCGGGCAACCAGGCAGTCAGTGCAACAAGGTCACCCGGTATAGCTGTGGAAAAGAAGCCTCCAGATAAGCTCTTCTGCGATACGTTTCCTTGCGGTGCTGCTGAAGCTCAGACAAAGGTGACTTTCCTCATCGGAGACTCCATGTCACCTGATTCAGACATCGAGCTCAGAAGTCAGGCAGTAGTGGAACAAATTGCGAGGCATCACAGCCCGCCAGCAGCGGAGGAAGGAGTGTCTGCTGATCAGAACTGTGAAGCTAAACAAACTGGTGAGGACCAAAATAGAGACTGTGGGACAACTGAACCCTTTCCTCAAGTTGCTAGCGAGCATCAGAGCTGGAATCCAAACCCATACAACGCTGAGAGCATGAGTCTGTTTGATGAATATTTTACTGATGACAGTTCAATTGAAACCCGGACTATTGATGATATTCCAGGGCAAGCAGCTACGGACCTTCTTGCTCACAGCAGTAGTTTAGAGTTTTCTAAAAACCTGTGTACAAAGACTAGCAAACCACCTAGCGAATTTTGTAAATTTATGGACTCCGTTCAACAGGAGACATACAAAATCTGCTTTGCTGAGCAGGACCAAAGAGAGAAAATCTCTATTCGTGTCCCCCATGGggacagagaaaacacagagaaaaaggtCGCCCCAGGAATTGATTGGGACATTCCAAGAAATGAGAGTTCAGATAGTGCCCTGGGTGACAGTGAAAGCGAGGATGCTGGTCATGATCTAACCAGACCAAGCAGTAACTATTACGGAGGAGAGCAAGAAGATTGGGCAGAAGAATATGAGATTCCTTTTCCTGG GTCAAAATTAGTTGAAGTGAACTCTGTCCAGCCCAGTATTGCCAATTTTGGAAGATCCTTACTGGGTGGCTACTGTTCGTCGTATGTCCCTGACTTCGTTTTGCAAGGAATAGGAAGTGATGAAAAGCTGAGACACTGTTTGGTGTCAGATTTGTCTCATGCTGTGCAG caTCCTGTTCTGGATGAGCCGATTGCGGAAGCCGTCTGCATTATTGCAGACACGGACAAATGGACGGTGCAAGTGGCCAGTAGCCAGAGACGGATGATCGATAACAAGCTGGGAAAAGAAGTGTTAGTCTCCAGTCTTGTCTCTAACCTGCTTCATTCCACTCTTCAGCTTTACAAGCATAATTTGTCTCCAAACTTT tGTGTTATGCACCTGGAAGATCGGCTGCAGGAGCTCTATTTCAAGAGCAAGATGCTGTCTGAATATCTCAAGGGCCAGATGAGAGTTCACGTCAAAGAGCTGGGTGTTGTGCTGGG gATTGAATCCAGCGACCTCCCTTTACTGGCAGCTGTAGCAAGCACTCACTCTCCGTATGTTGCCCAGATACTGCTCTGA
- the FNIP1 gene encoding folliculin-interacting protein 1 isoform X5: protein MLPSWPLPEFDPSQIRLIVYQDCERRGRNVLFDSSAKRKIEDVSVSKLCSDAQVRVFGKCCQLKPGGDSSSSLDSSINSSSSFSDAKEQCPKYQGSRCSSDANMLGEMMFGSVAMSYKGSTLKIHQIRSPPQLMLSKVFTARTGSSIYGSLNTLQDSLEFINQDSNTLKPDHSTIMNGLLGNIGLSQLCSPRRAFSEQGPLRLIRSASFFAVHSNPMDMPGREQNEDRDSGIARSASLSSLLITPFPSPGSSFNKSCASSYQRRWRRSQTTSLENGVFPRWSMDESFNLSDDSSGPSPGIVRKKKIAIGVIFSLSRDEDENNKFNEFFFSHFPLFESHMNKLKSAIEQAMKMSRRSADASQRSLAYNRIVDALNEFRTTICNLYTMPRIGEPVWLTMMSGTPEKNQLCHRFMKEFTFLMENAAKNQFLPALLTAVLTNHLAWVPTVMPNGQPPIRIFLEKHSSQSVDMLAKTHPYNPLWAQLGDLYGAIGSPVRLAKTVVVGKRHDLVQRLLYFLTYFIRCSELQETHLLENGEDEAIVMPGTVITTTLEKGEVEESEYVLVTMHKNRGNLLPRESEEMRTPNCSCKYCKCPISLAQNIEGVSQQEREDTQNTPKVELETSSDESRTIVPDDCQEDAVDVKPSRTCLDTNLESVACAGAASPEKRVSTESGLEPTANVWRDEDPLESGNQAVSATRSPGIAVEKKPPDKLFCDTFPCGAAEAQTKVTFLIGDSMSPDSDIELRSQAVVEQIARHHSPPAAEEGVSADQNCEAKQTGEDQNRDCGTTEPFPQVASEHQSWNPNPYNAESMSLFDEYFTDDSSIETRTIDDIPGQAATDLLAHSSSLEFSKNLCTKTSKPPSEFCKFMDSVQQETYKICFAEQDQREKISIRVPHGDRENTEKKVAPGIDWDIPRNESSDSALGDSESEDAGHDLTRPSSNYYGGEQEDWAEEYEIPFPGSKLVEVNSVQPSIANFGRSLLGGYCSSYVPDFVLQGIGSDEKLRHCLVSDLSHAVQHPVLDEPIAEAVCIIADTDKWTVQVASSQRRMIDNKLGKEVLVSSLVSNLLHSTLQLYKHNLSPNFCVMHLEDRLQELYFKSKMLSEYLKGQMRVHVKELGVVLGIESSDLPLLAAVASTHSPYVAQILL, encoded by the exons ctggCCTTTGCCGGAGTTTGACCCAAGTCAGATCCGACTGATTGTGTATCAGGACTGCGAGAGAAGAGGACGGAATGTCTTGTTTGACTCGAGTGCTAAAAGAAAAATCGAGGACGTTTCGGTGTCG AAACTCTGCAGCGATGCTCAGGTGCGAGTTTTTGGGAAGTGTTGCCAACTGAAGCCCGGAGGAGATAGCTCTTCTTCCTTGGATAGTTCAATCAATTCGTCCTCCTCATTCTCTGATGCAAAAGAACAATGCCCAAAATATCAG ggttctCGGTGCTCTTCAGATGCTAACATGCTCGGAGAGATGATGTTTGGCTCTGTGGCCATGAGCTATAAGGGCTCCACATTGAAAATTCACCAGATCCG CTCACCTCCTCAGCTCATGCTCAGCAAAGTTTTCACAGCTCGCACTGGAAGCAGCATCTATGGAAGTCTGAATAC GTTGCAGGACAGTCTTGAGTTCATTAATCAAGACAGCAATACATTAAAGCCTGACCACAGTACGATTATGAATGGACTTCTTGGGAATATAG GTCtttcacagctttgcagccCTAGGCGGGCATTCTCTGAACAAGGTCCGCTCCGCCTGATCCGGAGCGCCTCTTTCTTTGCAG TTCACAGCAACCCTATGGATATGCCTGGGAGGGAGCAGAATGAGGACAGAGACAGTGGTATAGCGAGATCTG CGTCTCTTAGCAGTCTGCTCATCACTCCGTTTCCATCTCCGGGCTCTTCATTTAACAAAAGCTGTGCTAGCAGCTACCAGCGGCGGTGGCGTCGCAGCCAGACTACCAGCTTGGAGAATGGGGTCTTCCCTCGATG GTCCATGGATGAAAGCTTTAACTTGTCAGATGACAGCTCTGGTCCTAGCCCAGGAAttgttaggaagaaaaagatagcAATTGGAGTTATTTTTTCACTCTCAAGAGATGAAGATGAGAACAACAAATTTAATGAATTCTTCTTCTCACATTTTCCACTTTTTGAGAGTCACATGAACAAACTGAAGAGTGCAATAGAACAG GCTATGAAAATGAGTCGTAGATCAGCTGATGCCAGTCAGCGGAGTTTGGCATATAACAGAATTGTTGATGCCCTTAATGAATTCAG AACGACCATTTGCAACCTCTACACTATGCCGCGGATCGGGGAGCCCGTCTGGCTTACTATGATGTCGGGGACACCGGAGAAGAACCAGCTGTGCCATCGCTTCATGAAGGAATTCACTTTCTTGATGGAAAACGCTGCTAAAAACCA GTTTTTACCAGCCTTACTGACTGCGGTCCTGACTAACCACCTGGCCTGGGTCCCTACGGTCATGCCGAACGGCCAGCCGCCTATACGAATCTTCCTGGAAAAGCATTCTTCCCAGAGCGTGGACATGCTGGCCAAAACTCACCCGTACAACCCGCTGTGGGCACAGCTCG GTGACTTGTATGGGGCTATTGGATCACCTGTGAGATTAGCAAAAACAGTTGTGGTTGGCAAAAGGCATGACCTGGTACAGAGATTGCTTTACTTCCTCACTTACTTCATCAGGTGCTCAGAACTTCAAGAGACACATCTTCTAGAAAATGGGGAAGATGAAGCCATAGTCATGCCTGGAACTGTTATAACTACCACGCTGGAGAAAGGGGAAGTAGAAGAATCCGAGTATGTGCTTGTCACCATGCACAAGAACAGGGGCAACTTGCTACCGAGGGAGTCTGAAGAAATGAGAACTCCCAACTGTAGCTGTAAATATTGCAAATGTCCGATTTCCCTTGCACAAAACATAGAAGGTGTTTCACAGCAAGAGAGAGAAGACACGCAGAACACTCCTAAGGTAGAGCTGGAAACGTCTTCAGACGAGAGCAGAACTATTGTTCCTGATGATTGCCAGGAAGATGCTGTTGATGTTAAGCCATCGAGAACCTGCCTGGACACTAACCTGGAGAGCGTGGCGTGCGCAGGGGCGGCTTCACCAGAAAAACGTGTATCGACAGAATCTGGTTTAGAGCCAACAGCAAATGTGTGGAGGGATGAAGACCCGCTGGAATCGGGCAACCAGGCAGTCAGTGCAACAAGGTCACCCGGTATAGCTGTGGAAAAGAAGCCTCCAGATAAGCTCTTCTGCGATACGTTTCCTTGCGGTGCTGCTGAAGCTCAGACAAAGGTGACTTTCCTCATCGGAGACTCCATGTCACCTGATTCAGACATCGAGCTCAGAAGTCAGGCAGTAGTGGAACAAATTGCGAGGCATCACAGCCCGCCAGCAGCGGAGGAAGGAGTGTCTGCTGATCAGAACTGTGAAGCTAAACAAACTGGTGAGGACCAAAATAGAGACTGTGGGACAACTGAACCCTTTCCTCAAGTTGCTAGCGAGCATCAGAGCTGGAATCCAAACCCATACAACGCTGAGAGCATGAGTCTGTTTGATGAATATTTTACTGATGACAGTTCAATTGAAACCCGGACTATTGATGATATTCCAGGGCAAGCAGCTACGGACCTTCTTGCTCACAGCAGTAGTTTAGAGTTTTCTAAAAACCTGTGTACAAAGACTAGCAAACCACCTAGCGAATTTTGTAAATTTATGGACTCCGTTCAACAGGAGACATACAAAATCTGCTTTGCTGAGCAGGACCAAAGAGAGAAAATCTCTATTCGTGTCCCCCATGGggacagagaaaacacagagaaaaaggtCGCCCCAGGAATTGATTGGGACATTCCAAGAAATGAGAGTTCAGATAGTGCCCTGGGTGACAGTGAAAGCGAGGATGCTGGTCATGATCTAACCAGACCAAGCAGTAACTATTACGGAGGAGAGCAAGAAGATTGGGCAGAAGAATATGAGATTCCTTTTCCTGG GTCAAAATTAGTTGAAGTGAACTCTGTCCAGCCCAGTATTGCCAATTTTGGAAGATCCTTACTGGGTGGCTACTGTTCGTCGTATGTCCCTGACTTCGTTTTGCAAGGAATAGGAAGTGATGAAAAGCTGAGACACTGTTTGGTGTCAGATTTGTCTCATGCTGTGCAG caTCCTGTTCTGGATGAGCCGATTGCGGAAGCCGTCTGCATTATTGCAGACACGGACAAATGGACGGTGCAAGTGGCCAGTAGCCAGAGACGGATGATCGATAACAAGCTGGGAAAAGAAGTGTTAGTCTCCAGTCTTGTCTCTAACCTGCTTCATTCCACTCTTCAGCTTTACAAGCATAATTTGTCTCCAAACTTT tGTGTTATGCACCTGGAAGATCGGCTGCAGGAGCTCTATTTCAAGAGCAAGATGCTGTCTGAATATCTCAAGGGCCAGATGAGAGTTCACGTCAAAGAGCTGGGTGTTGTGCTGGG gATTGAATCCAGCGACCTCCCTTTACTGGCAGCTGTAGCAAGCACTCACTCTCCGTATGTTGCCCAGATACTGCTCTGA